In Bacillus sp. KH172YL63, one genomic interval encodes:
- a CDS encoding glycosyltransferase family 2 protein, with protein sequence MKKVSIIIPFYNCEYVDQAILSVLNQTYQNIELIVVNDGSTSYTEKIYPFLHHINLYIEKTNGGTGSALNKGIEYATGEYFAWLSADDIYAPDKIEKQLKYMESVAADICHTAYSLIDENDHVLTPSIGKHFEDRLSFLNQLKQGNFVNGSTIMMKMDVLDQIGVFNESLLYTQDYDLWLRILRQYSFSYLDEPLIQYRVHEEMGTKRFGNEMEEEITFVQQQHHLHVEMMILKELIQSNIGKGGDCMTVLLDARTSQNASFENSINVPLTAGPVLTGIVGLNTTGAAGAVTTQFGGTVSIQPRPGFVGVTGITINIYRGEDPTGTLVYSATENLNVPLETGPEPAITIVSFEGSDYQVADPDDLLIYSMYVQSSIDGGDNTLNRVGPESFNARVYDYNS encoded by the coding sequence GTGAAAAAAGTATCCATCATCATTCCATTTTATAATTGTGAATATGTAGATCAAGCGATTCTGAGTGTACTGAATCAGACGTATCAGAACATCGAACTGATTGTCGTCAATGATGGTTCGACCAGTTACACGGAAAAAATATACCCTTTTCTTCATCACATCAACCTCTATATAGAAAAAACAAATGGGGGAACCGGAAGCGCGTTAAATAAAGGCATTGAATATGCGACAGGTGAGTATTTCGCCTGGCTGAGTGCAGATGACATTTATGCTCCTGATAAGATCGAAAAACAATTGAAGTACATGGAGTCTGTGGCGGCCGATATTTGTCATACCGCTTATTCGCTGATAGATGAAAATGATCATGTTCTCACGCCCTCAATCGGTAAACATTTTGAAGATCGTCTTTCGTTTCTCAATCAATTGAAACAGGGGAACTTTGTCAACGGAAGCACCATCATGATGAAGATGGATGTGCTCGATCAGATCGGTGTATTCAACGAATCACTTCTTTATACACAGGATTATGATCTCTGGCTTCGTATTTTGCGTCAATATTCCTTCTCTTATTTAGATGAACCGCTCATACAATACAGGGTACATGAGGAGATGGGAACCAAGAGGTTTGGAAATGAAATGGAAGAAGAGATAACATTTGTACAACAACAGCACCATTTACATGTTGAAATGATGATCTTAAAAGAATTGATTCAATCAAATATAGGGAAGGGAGGTGATTGTATGACGGTATTACTTGATGCACGAACGTCACAAAATGCCAGCTTTGAGAATTCGATTAACGTTCCTTTGACTGCCGGTCCAGTGTTAACGGGGATTGTCGGGTTGAATACGACCGGGGCTGCAGGTGCTGTCACCACACAGTTCGGAGGGACCGTGTCCATCCAACCAAGACCAGGATTCGTCGGGGTGACCGGGATTACCATCAATATTTACAGAGGAGAAGACCCGACCGGGACGCTTGTATATTCTGCTACGGAAAATTTAAATGTCCCGTTGGAGACAGGTCCTGAACCAGCTATAACGATTGTTTCATTTGAAGGGTCTGATTATCAAGTGGCGGATCCGGATGATCTGTTAATCTATTCTATGTATGTACAGAGCAGTATAGATGGTGGAGATAACACCTTAAATCGTGTCGGCCCTGAAAGCTTCAATGCAAGGGTGTATGATTATAATAGCTAA
- a CDS encoding O-antigen ligase family protein: MKPTNSPPGWLLPFLFITIAVSSIVLVEPSPYDLLMMVLIFLTLKKLIPFSLAFPAPMLLLVAFILCNLFSLFFAKDPVHGLNYSVITFYLVVTWVCIGSVSYLYSEKAIETIFNGYVIAAIAAALIGIGSFFNLFPFSDVFMWSGRIKSLFKDPNVFGPFLIPAALFLLLKIESGAGRRKALMFFGFIVLVLAVSLSFSRAAWGHLVIALFVYFHFFRGNLNKRIGVLILLLVSFIPILFFVTASSDLMELFQERFGYQEYDNTRFDKQRESLEAAITYPWGVGSGQSEMLFNHSTHSLYVRILTENGVIGIISFLAFVGLSISQCFKQISCLQGMKQGLFVVILASIIGLLFNSFFIDTLHWRHFWLLLALPWCMTDKPDHGRKEREGTI, encoded by the coding sequence GTGAAGCCAACTAATTCACCGCCAGGGTGGCTGTTACCCTTTTTATTTATCACCATTGCGGTCAGCTCCATCGTGCTGGTGGAGCCTTCGCCATATGATCTGTTGATGATGGTGCTCATCTTTTTAACTTTGAAAAAGCTGATCCCTTTTTCCTTAGCGTTCCCGGCACCCATGCTCCTCCTTGTCGCATTCATACTATGCAATTTGTTTTCACTCTTTTTTGCGAAAGACCCGGTGCACGGCCTCAATTATAGTGTCATCACCTTTTACCTTGTGGTGACGTGGGTGTGTATAGGGAGCGTCAGTTATCTTTATAGTGAAAAAGCAATTGAGACCATCTTCAACGGCTACGTCATTGCGGCGATCGCAGCAGCTTTGATCGGCATCGGTTCCTTTTTCAACCTTTTCCCGTTTTCAGACGTGTTCATGTGGTCGGGGCGGATCAAGTCATTGTTTAAAGATCCGAATGTGTTCGGTCCCTTTCTCATTCCTGCGGCGCTATTTCTTCTATTAAAAATTGAAAGTGGTGCAGGAAGAAGGAAAGCGCTCATGTTCTTCGGTTTCATCGTACTGGTTCTAGCCGTTTCACTCAGCTTTTCAAGGGCAGCCTGGGGGCATCTTGTCATTGCACTGTTTGTCTACTTTCATTTTTTTCGAGGGAATTTGAACAAGCGGATCGGGGTTTTGATCCTTTTGCTGGTCTCATTCATACCGATATTATTCTTTGTCACGGCGTCGTCAGATTTAATGGAATTGTTTCAGGAGCGCTTCGGCTATCAGGAATATGACAATACCCGGTTTGATAAACAGAGGGAATCGCTGGAAGCTGCCATCACCTATCCCTGGGGAGTCGGGTCTGGTCAGTCGGAAATGTTGTTCAATCATTCAACCCACAGCTTATATGTAAGGATCCTTACTGAAAATGGGGTGATCGGGATCATTTCCTTCCTCGCCTTTGTCGGATTGAGCATTTCCCAATGCTTTAAACAGATCAGTTGCCTGCAAGGGATGAAACAGGGATTGTTTGTCGTCATACTCGCTTCCATCATCGGGTTACTCTTTAACAGTTTCTTCATCGATACGCTGCACTGGCGCCATTTCTGGCTGCTTCTTGCATTGCCGTGGTGCATGACGGATAAGCCTGATCACGGTCGAAAAGAAAGGGAGGGTACCATATGA
- a CDS encoding polysaccharide biosynthesis tyrosine autokinase — MEQTFNYQALMKELKNGSKFIILTTLFSTALGAFITFFLLSPVYESRTDLLVNGTVVKENGENLSLSEVEINIRLIETYSIMIKSDRIMDKVLARLDDGLSKEELVKQTRVLTNENSQILTIIVESPDPKQAADTANMVADTFKKEVKTVMDVDNVHVLSAARPTGDPVRPNKAVNILLSMAIGFILSATWVLYRKHFDMKLISIHEVEEALSLPVLSGIPHMKKPKRADEGHSYHLLKEGEVHSPLSEAYRSLRTIIQYKTKPSGPYSLMVTSKHPNEGKSLTSANLAIVMALDHKKTVYIDCDLRRPDGQFIFGISSRKGVTSYLEGYSTVSEIVSKTHIPNLSVIVAGIIPPNPSELLSSGKMDQLLEELKKDYDYIIIDSPPMVVSDSLSLANKVDGCVFVVNARKSKRDEVTDGIQQLQHIQTDILGIVLNEIANGKKVHYYY, encoded by the coding sequence GTGGAGCAGACATTCAATTATCAAGCTTTGATGAAAGAGCTGAAAAACGGCTCGAAGTTCATCATCCTAACCACTTTGTTCTCGACGGCCTTGGGAGCCTTCATCACATTTTTCCTGCTTTCTCCCGTTTATGAATCCAGGACCGATCTTCTCGTCAATGGAACGGTTGTGAAAGAAAATGGTGAAAACCTGTCTTTGAGCGAAGTGGAAATCAATATACGATTAATCGAAACATACAGCATCATGATCAAGAGTGACCGCATTATGGATAAGGTCCTTGCCCGTCTTGATGACGGACTGAGTAAGGAAGAGTTAGTGAAGCAAACGAGGGTGCTCACCAATGAAAACTCACAAATCCTCACCATCATCGTCGAAAGCCCCGATCCGAAGCAGGCAGCCGATACTGCGAATATGGTGGCCGATACGTTCAAGAAAGAAGTGAAAACGGTCATGGATGTAGACAATGTCCATGTCTTATCAGCAGCGCGCCCCACTGGAGATCCGGTGCGTCCGAATAAAGCCGTCAACATCCTGCTGTCTATGGCAATTGGGTTTATTTTGTCTGCTACATGGGTTCTCTATAGGAAACACTTTGATATGAAATTGATATCGATCCATGAAGTAGAGGAAGCCCTGTCGCTTCCCGTGCTGAGCGGCATCCCTCACATGAAGAAGCCGAAAAGGGCAGATGAGGGTCATTCTTATCATCTGTTGAAAGAAGGCGAGGTTCATTCTCCCCTTTCAGAAGCGTACCGCTCACTAAGGACAATCATTCAATATAAAACGAAGCCGAGTGGGCCGTATTCCCTGATGGTGACAAGCAAGCACCCGAATGAAGGGAAGTCATTGACCAGTGCGAACCTTGCAATCGTCATGGCCCTGGATCATAAAAAAACAGTCTATATTGATTGCGACTTAAGAAGGCCGGACGGACAATTCATTTTCGGCATCAGCAGCCGAAAAGGGGTGACGTCATATTTGGAAGGGTACTCGACCGTCAGTGAAATCGTATCGAAAACCCATATCCCCAATTTATCGGTCATCGTCGCAGGGATCATCCCGCCGAATCCGTCGGAGCTCCTTTCATCGGGGAAGATGGATCAGCTTCTGGAGGAATTGAAGAAAGACTATGACTATATCATCATCGACAGCCCGCCGATGGTCGTTTCCGATTCCCTCAGTCTCGCAAACAAGGTGGATGGATGTGTGTTCGTGGTGAATGCCAGGAAATCAAAGCGGGATGAGGTCACCGACGGAATTCAGCAGCTGCAGCACATACAAACCGATATCCTCGGTATCGTATTAAACGAAATCGCCAACGGGAAGAAGGTTCATTACTACTATTAA
- a CDS encoding polysaccharide deacetylase family protein: MKPAGKKVTPFNKVQPGTLVISLDFELYWGMQDQLSLSTYQDQSEEDAGHVVKSILECFEQYQIHATWAVVGFMFYNHFKELRKDLPEKRPSYRDTQLSPYHYLSSIQKEKEYRDFHFSPALIQEIAKTEHQEIGTHTFSHYYCLEEGQTLEQFDEDLSKAIEVMQKARHEPKSIVFPRNQIVKEYVQLCKRKGITSYRGTERSWIYDLQTGENKRYLKRALRFLDSYLNLTGHNTYKLKENEKDMPLNIPSSRFLRPYCSRLKKVEHLRLQRIVDDLTYAAKHGEVYHLWWHPHNFNANLKENIDFLRQILDTFSHLKEEYGMRTMNMKELETEFNRNRGIYDETDLLAKMDVGYN; encoded by the coding sequence ATGAAGCCGGCAGGGAAAAAAGTCACTCCATTTAACAAAGTGCAACCGGGAACACTTGTGATTTCATTGGATTTTGAACTTTATTGGGGAATGCAGGATCAACTCTCCCTATCAACCTATCAAGATCAATCTGAAGAAGATGCCGGGCATGTGGTGAAATCGATACTGGAATGCTTTGAACAATACCAGATTCATGCAACCTGGGCCGTCGTCGGTTTCATGTTCTACAACCACTTCAAAGAGTTAAGAAAAGATCTACCGGAAAAACGACCGAGCTATCGTGATACACAGCTTTCGCCGTATCACTATCTCAGCTCCATCCAAAAAGAGAAAGAATACCGGGATTTTCATTTCTCTCCTGCTTTGATACAGGAAATCGCGAAAACGGAACATCAGGAAATCGGGACACACACCTTTTCCCACTACTATTGCCTAGAGGAGGGGCAGACGCTCGAGCAATTCGATGAAGACCTGAGCAAAGCCATTGAAGTCATGCAGAAAGCGAGGCATGAGCCGAAAAGCATCGTCTTCCCGCGAAATCAGATCGTGAAAGAATATGTCCAATTATGCAAAAGGAAAGGAATCACTTCTTACCGGGGGACGGAGCGGTCGTGGATATATGACCTCCAAACTGGAGAAAACAAAAGATATCTTAAGAGGGCACTCCGCTTCCTGGATTCATATCTGAATCTGACCGGACACAATACGTACAAATTGAAAGAAAACGAAAAGGATATGCCTTTGAATATTCCATCCAGCCGATTTCTGAGGCCGTATTGTTCCCGTCTGAAAAAAGTGGAGCACTTGCGGTTACAGAGAATCGTGGACGACCTGACATACGCGGCGAAGCATGGCGAAGTGTATCACCTCTGGTGGCACCCCCATAATTTCAATGCGAACTTAAAGGAGAACATCGATTTTCTCCGGCAAATCCTGGACACGTTCTCACATCTGAAGGAAGAGTACGGGATGAGGACGATGAATATGAAAGAGCTGGAAACGGAATTCAATCGAAATAGGGGGATCTATGATGAAACCGATTTATTGGCGAAAATGGATGTTGGATATAACTGA
- a CDS encoding PDZ domain-containing protein, with amino-acid sequence MIELWLLEVLKGFGKLFLHPVLYVSILFAIMTGYYRVKRERRDFNTRLLDGYHDLRMMFTHGLGLGLLFSLLIVGAGVVIPPAAILLIGVITILFALTSRYQLLSAAMTVGFSYFILVMLDYFQWDLPVFSTYADDLNLGLLSSIVVLLGVLTLIEGSLIRLNGWKHTSPRLFKSARGLKVGAHLGKRLWLVPMFVLIPTGSFSLPFDWWPVFTLGTETYSLLCVPFLIGFQQLVKSTLPEVAMKHTGSRVFWLGAFTLTLAITGFWASMFSIAAAVVGIVGRAWIGYRFRAGDDAKPYFFKRQPNGVMILGILPGSPARKLTLQVGEIVLKVNGTDVNTERAFYEALQKNGAYCKLEVLGTNGENRFTQGALYEGDHHELGIIFADEASGWEQYQVS; translated from the coding sequence TTGATTGAGCTTTGGCTGCTTGAAGTGTTGAAAGGATTTGGGAAGTTATTTCTTCATCCTGTCTTATATGTATCTATTCTTTTCGCGATCATGACAGGCTACTATCGCGTAAAGAGGGAACGAAGGGATTTTAATACGAGATTACTCGATGGTTATCATGACTTAAGGATGATGTTTACCCACGGTCTTGGGTTGGGACTATTGTTTTCACTTCTCATTGTCGGGGCAGGGGTGGTCATTCCTCCAGCTGCCATCCTTCTTATAGGAGTAATCACGATTCTGTTTGCCTTGACGAGCCGATATCAGCTGCTGTCGGCAGCGATGACGGTTGGGTTTTCGTATTTTATCCTGGTGATGCTGGATTATTTCCAATGGGATCTTCCTGTGTTCAGTACATATGCAGACGATTTGAATCTGGGGCTTTTAAGTTCCATTGTCGTCCTCCTCGGTGTATTGACGTTGATTGAAGGAAGCTTGATCCGTCTGAATGGATGGAAACATACGTCTCCCCGCTTGTTCAAAAGTGCAAGGGGATTGAAAGTAGGTGCACATCTTGGGAAAAGGTTATGGCTTGTCCCGATGTTTGTGCTGATCCCGACGGGTTCGTTCAGCCTTCCCTTTGACTGGTGGCCGGTGTTTACACTCGGGACGGAAACCTATTCCCTTCTATGCGTACCGTTTCTTATCGGCTTTCAGCAGCTGGTGAAAAGCACACTGCCGGAAGTGGCGATGAAGCATACAGGCTCTCGGGTCTTTTGGCTTGGTGCATTTACGCTCACCCTGGCAATCACCGGATTTTGGGCCTCAATGTTTTCAATTGCCGCCGCGGTTGTCGGTATAGTCGGCAGGGCATGGATTGGGTATCGATTCCGGGCCGGGGATGATGCCAAGCCGTATTTCTTCAAGCGTCAGCCAAACGGAGTAATGATACTGGGGATCCTACCAGGTTCCCCAGCCAGAAAGCTAACACTTCAAGTTGGTGAGATCGTTCTGAAAGTGAACGGAACAGACGTGAATACGGAGCGGGCCTTTTATGAGGCGCTTCAAAAGAACGGGGCTTATTGTAAGCTCGAGGTTCTCGGGACCAACGGGGAAAACCGTTTCACCCAAGGTGCCCTGTATGAAGGGGATCACCATGAACTTGGAATCATCTTCGCTGATGAAGCTTCAGGTTGGGAGCAATATCAGGTTTCATGA
- a CDS encoding NAD-dependent epimerase/dehydratase family protein has translation MKILVTGGGGFIGHHVTKELLEKGHEVIIVDTLITGKEENIPDAVTFYSMDITDPEIETVFSSEEPDVVIHLAAQISVSYSMKYPQEDGKVNIIGTINLLHLSAKYDVRKFIFASSAAVYGHPVTLPVSENHQLMPTSSYGLSKMTSENYIQMYHQSKQLPFTILRFSNVYGPRQTAEGEAGVVSIFLTNAAENKPIQVFGDGNQTRDFIYVKDVANACVRAIDRGDNEIVNIGSKTQLSINQLIHTISKVSEKPLSIQFKNPREGDIEHSSLNHNHARKQLEWDPTYSLEQGLLETMEEIQRDRRRSHEAGREKSHSI, from the coding sequence ATGAAAATACTCGTGACGGGCGGAGGCGGATTCATAGGCCATCATGTGACGAAAGAGCTGCTTGAAAAAGGACATGAGGTGATCATTGTCGATACCCTCATTACCGGAAAAGAAGAGAATATCCCTGATGCTGTGACGTTTTATTCCATGGATATTACCGATCCAGAGATAGAGACGGTTTTCAGCAGTGAAGAACCGGACGTCGTGATTCATCTGGCCGCGCAAATATCCGTTTCCTACTCCATGAAATATCCTCAGGAAGACGGGAAAGTGAATATCATCGGTACGATCAACCTCCTCCATCTGAGTGCAAAGTATGATGTGAGGAAATTCATTTTCGCATCTTCAGCTGCCGTCTACGGACACCCGGTGACGCTGCCGGTTTCTGAAAACCATCAACTTATGCCCACCTCTTCATACGGATTATCCAAGATGACATCAGAGAATTACATCCAGATGTACCACCAGTCGAAGCAACTGCCATTTACGATTCTGCGGTTTTCCAACGTATACGGTCCAAGGCAGACGGCGGAAGGCGAAGCAGGCGTCGTCTCCATATTCCTGACGAATGCGGCAGAAAATAAGCCGATACAAGTCTTCGGCGATGGAAATCAGACCCGGGATTTCATCTATGTGAAAGACGTGGCAAATGCTTGCGTCCGGGCAATCGACCGGGGAGATAATGAAATCGTGAATATCGGGTCCAAGACACAGTTGAGCATCAATCAATTGATTCATACAATATCGAAGGTGAGCGAAAAACCTTTATCCATACAATTCAAGAACCCCCGGGAAGGCGACATAGAACACAGCAGCCTGAACCACAATCATGCCAGGAAACAATTAGAATGGGACCCAACATACTCTTTAGAACAGGGCTTACTGGAAACGATGGAAGAAATACAAAGAGATAGAAGGAGGAGCCATGAAGCCGGCAGGGAAAAAAGTCACTCCATTTAA
- a CDS encoding sugar transferase produces MDILISLVSIILLSPFFLIISVLIFIFDGRPILFKQVRSGVHHTPFTMYKFRTMRESKAVSYQWKDKVPDDFVFKRGSNPNITPLGKILRKTSLDELPQLFNVLKGDMSIVGPRPEVPHITNFYDHHQAQRLAVKPGMTGFAQINGRSDINHGQKIEYDLYYVYNQSIGLDFKILLKTFSIVLRRKGSY; encoded by the coding sequence ATGGATATTCTGATCAGCTTGGTTTCTATCATACTATTAAGCCCGTTCTTCCTGATCATTTCTGTACTCATATTCATTTTCGACGGACGGCCGATCCTGTTTAAGCAGGTTCGTTCAGGTGTCCATCATACCCCGTTCACGATGTATAAATTCAGAACGATGAGAGAATCGAAAGCAGTGAGCTATCAATGGAAAGACAAAGTCCCGGATGACTTCGTTTTCAAGCGGGGAAGCAACCCCAATATCACTCCTTTAGGAAAGATCCTCCGTAAAACGAGTCTCGACGAACTCCCCCAGCTGTTCAACGTGCTGAAAGGGGACATGAGCATTGTCGGCCCGAGACCGGAAGTCCCCCATATCACCAACTTCTATGATCATCATCAGGCGCAGCGCCTTGCTGTTAAGCCTGGAATGACCGGGTTCGCCCAAATCAACGGACGATCCGACATCAATCACGGACAAAAAATAGAATATGATTTGTATTATGTATATAATCAATCGATTGGATTGGACTTCAAGATCCTGTTGAAGACTTTCTCCATCGTTTTGCGGCGTAAGGGTTCTTATTAA
- a CDS encoding glycosyltransferase family 4 protein gives MKIVQFITRMDDVGGAQIHVLDLSLSLKEAGHEVTVLSMGTGPVTEELKEHGITCVELMNLQLKIHPVHDGLALMQLCRFLKEWEPDILATHSSKAGMLGRIAGKMCNVPTVFTAHGWAFSEGVPERKRKVYGLLERAAGKISTGVITVSQYDYQLALKHKVIPPSNMRTIHNSIPDIPLPPPDRVPGVTKLIMIARFAFPKDHHHLLKALEQIEGLPWELDLVGDGPLLETMKEQVKRGPIADRVNFLGKSRDIPELLARSHILVLTSRHEGLPISIIEGMRSGLPIVASDVGGVNELIDDGHNGFLIPRDDTGLLTKRLNSLMVKKQLMEKMGQMSRQKYEQHFAFDQMRNQTVKMYADILGRSVENKKLVLSTKKREV, from the coding sequence ATGAAAATCGTTCAGTTCATTACAAGGATGGATGACGTTGGAGGGGCCCAGATACATGTGTTGGATCTGTCGTTAAGCCTGAAGGAAGCAGGTCATGAAGTGACCGTGCTGTCGATGGGCACGGGTCCGGTAACGGAAGAACTCAAGGAACACGGGATCACGTGCGTGGAATTAATGAATCTTCAATTAAAGATCCATCCTGTTCATGACGGTCTTGCGCTTATGCAGCTGTGCCGCTTTTTGAAGGAATGGGAGCCTGACATCCTCGCCACACATTCATCGAAAGCCGGGATGCTCGGCAGGATTGCAGGGAAGATGTGCAACGTCCCGACCGTCTTCACTGCCCACGGCTGGGCGTTCTCAGAAGGGGTGCCCGAGAGGAAGCGGAAGGTGTACGGGCTGCTTGAAAGGGCTGCAGGAAAAATCTCCACGGGGGTCATCACCGTATCACAATACGACTATCAATTAGCGCTCAAACATAAAGTCATCCCGCCTTCCAACATGAGGACCATCCATAACAGCATACCGGACATACCGCTGCCACCACCCGACAGAGTCCCGGGTGTCACCAAACTCATCATGATCGCACGCTTCGCCTTCCCGAAAGATCACCACCACCTCCTCAAGGCACTGGAGCAGATTGAGGGATTACCATGGGAGCTGGATCTTGTGGGGGACGGACCTTTGCTGGAGACCATGAAGGAGCAAGTGAAGCGGGGCCCGATTGCAGACAGGGTAAACTTCCTGGGGAAAAGCCGGGATATACCGGAACTCCTGGCCCGGTCCCATATCCTCGTCTTAACTTCCAGGCATGAAGGCCTCCCCATCTCGATCATCGAAGGGATGAGGAGCGGTTTGCCGATCGTCGCATCTGATGTCGGGGGAGTAAATGAACTGATCGATGACGGACACAACGGTTTCCTGATCCCCCGGGATGACACCGGACTTTTAACAAAAAGGCTGAACTCACTCATGGTGAAAAAACAACTGATGGAAAAGATGGGACAGATGAGCCGGCAAAAATATGAACAGCATTTTGCTTTCGACCAGATGAGAAACCAAACCGTCAAGATGTATGCCGACATATTGGGAAGAAGCGTTGAAAATAAGAAACTGGTACTTTCAACTAAAAAGAGAGAGGTGTAA
- a CDS encoding lipopolysaccharide biosynthesis protein, translated as MKLIQQLKSLMMKGNFFGNVSILVSGTALSLGVIVLTTPLLTRLYTPEEFGGYSIYVSILYTASVMASLLYESAIPLPKDEDDALNLVSLSFVIVFCMSLLTLAGVWVFRDLIASVVNIPHLEGYLWLLPLSLFGFGVFQILNAWLIRNEAYPSMARGKVVMNLGQVFSQVSLGLLQVGPAGLVAGEVIGRMAGSGTAFRLSWHSMRTRLQSIRVRTMANLAGRYKYFPLISSWSSILSVASGHLPVFFIAASFGSKAAGLYMLGQRVLSIPDALIGFSVKQVYFASATKQIRSTTTPLTALFWQMVWKLSGVSFLIISFIVFVAPWTFGHVFGKGWSESGTYIQVLSILFFFQMVVGPITANFFIFEAQRLHFIGECIRFILLLAAVWISASSDLSAIHTLLCLSVVGSLGYMALAFLAWYAMHSREEEDECEIGVEAREAN; from the coding sequence ATGAAATTAATTCAGCAGCTTAAATCGCTCATGATGAAAGGAAACTTCTTCGGAAACGTCTCCATACTTGTTTCGGGCACGGCCCTGTCACTCGGTGTCATCGTGTTGACGACCCCTTTATTGACAAGGTTGTACACACCTGAAGAATTCGGTGGATATTCGATTTATGTATCAATCCTTTATACGGCCTCGGTGATGGCGTCACTCCTGTACGAATCAGCGATTCCACTGCCGAAGGATGAGGATGATGCGTTGAATCTTGTGAGCCTTTCCTTCGTTATCGTCTTTTGCATGAGCCTTCTGACACTCGCCGGGGTGTGGGTGTTCCGTGACCTCATTGCATCGGTCGTAAACATCCCGCATTTGGAAGGGTATCTGTGGCTATTGCCGTTAAGTCTTTTCGGCTTTGGGGTTTTTCAAATTTTGAATGCCTGGCTGATCCGGAATGAAGCCTATCCTTCCATGGCGAGAGGGAAGGTGGTCATGAACTTGGGCCAGGTGTTTTCACAGGTAAGCTTGGGGCTCCTCCAGGTGGGACCTGCCGGGTTGGTCGCAGGTGAAGTGATCGGAAGGATGGCTGGAAGCGGTACAGCATTCAGGCTTTCATGGCATTCGATGAGAACCAGGCTGCAGAGCATCAGGGTTCGGACGATGGCGAACCTTGCAGGCCGGTATAAATATTTTCCGCTCATCTCGAGCTGGTCATCTATCCTCAGTGTCGCAAGCGGTCATCTTCCTGTCTTCTTCATCGCTGCGTCCTTTGGTTCTAAAGCTGCAGGGTTATACATGCTCGGACAGCGGGTGCTGTCGATTCCTGATGCGCTAATCGGATTTTCGGTGAAGCAGGTGTATTTCGCCAGCGCCACGAAGCAGATCAGATCGACGACGACGCCATTGACTGCCCTCTTCTGGCAAATGGTGTGGAAGCTGTCGGGGGTGAGTTTCCTGATCATCTCTTTCATCGTCTTTGTGGCGCCCTGGACCTTTGGCCATGTCTTTGGGAAGGGGTGGAGTGAATCGGGAACGTACATCCAGGTACTTTCCATCCTGTTCTTCTTCCAGATGGTCGTGGGACCGATCACCGCCAACTTCTTTATATTCGAAGCGCAGCGGTTACATTTCATTGGGGAGTGCATCCGTTTCATCCTGCTCCTCGCTGCCGTCTGGATTTCGGCAAGTTCCGATCTTTCAGCCATCCATACGCTCCTTTGCTTAAGTGTTGTTGGCTCGTTGGGTTATATGGCGCTCGCCTTTCTTGCCTGGTATGCGATGCACAGCAGGGAGGAGGAAGATGAATGTGAAATAGGAGTTGAAGCCCGTGAAGCCAACTAA
- a CDS encoding tyrosine-protein phosphatase produces MIVDIHNHILHGVDDGPETLEESILMAEQAVDAGITHVIATPHRENGLHLNRAKPIIHQVMEFNRELQFRSIPLTVLPGMEIHLYGEVAEDLQKIDSVLLTLNETNKYVLIELPDSHYPSYTELILYKLQLVGYVPVIAHVERNEELRKKPELLYSLFQKGALFQVNAGSILGKFGKTIQKFVYELIKYNHVHVVASDAHNLRSRNFTLAESYKAIQHEFSAMYTNYFRANAIYIANGMDFSSFQPEKMRRKQRLIGFR; encoded by the coding sequence ATGATCGTTGATATACACAACCACATCCTGCATGGGGTCGATGATGGACCAGAGACGCTTGAGGAATCGATATTAATGGCCGAACAGGCAGTGGATGCCGGCATTACCCATGTGATCGCCACGCCACACCGGGAAAACGGGCTCCATCTGAACCGGGCGAAGCCGATCATCCATCAAGTGATGGAATTCAATCGGGAGCTGCAGTTCAGGAGCATCCCCCTCACTGTCCTGCCGGGGATGGAAATCCATCTGTATGGGGAGGTGGCCGAGGATCTACAGAAAATCGACTCGGTGCTGTTGACCCTGAATGAAACCAATAAATATGTACTGATCGAGCTGCCGGACAGCCATTATCCTTCTTACACGGAACTTATCCTCTATAAGCTTCAGTTGGTCGGCTACGTCCCGGTCATCGCCCATGTCGAACGGAATGAAGAGTTGAGGAAGAAACCTGAGCTTCTCTACTCTTTATTTCAAAAAGGGGCTCTTTTCCAGGTGAACGCAGGGAGCATCCTCGGGAAGTTTGGGAAAACGATTCAAAAATTCGTGTATGAGCTCATTAAGTATAATCACGTTCACGTCGTAGCATCCGACGCCCATAATCTTCGTTCCAGAAACTTCACATTGGCGGAAAGCTATAAAGCGATCCAGCATGAATTTTCGGCCATGTACACCAACTATTTTCGGGCCAATGCGATTTATATCGCAAATGGGATGGACTTCTCAAGCTTTCAACCTGAAAAGATGAGAAGAAAACAAAGGCTGATCGGGTTCAGGTGA